TGAACAAGATCAGCAAAAGGACCAACAGAAGGAGTCCTGTACCGCCTTCGCAGGTTTGCTCACAACCGAGAAGTCTTGCGAGGAAGCGAATCCCTCCCCTAAACAACCCGTCAAACAGTAGTTCTCCCAAAAACTCTCACCTACTTTTACCGGAGCCTAATTGCCCCGTGCTTATAACAGCTAATTATACGAACGCGTTCGTATATCTCCGCCGGCCATTGTGACTGATTCAACCCTAGCAGATAGTTACCTTCATTTCGCACCGGGTATCCCGGAGTTATGCGAACGTGTTCGTATAACTCCGGCTGTTCAGGCGGGTTTACCACTCCAACTGAGCACCGGTCTGGTACTCGATCACCCGTGTCTCGAAGAAGTTCTTTTCCTTCCGCAAGGTGGCCTGCTCGTCCAGCCAGGGCGACACGTTCTTCGCCCCAGGGAACGGCTCTTCCAGTCCGACGGTGCGGGCACGGCGGTTGGCCACGAAACGGAACTGTTCGCTGTGATACTCGGCGGAGTAGCCGAGTATCGGGTCCCGCAGGATGTAGTCCGCATAGGCCTTCTCGGCGGCTTCGGATTCGTCCCACATCTCGCGCACGGCCTTCGGGTCGAAGGTGATGTTCTCCTCTTCCACGATCTGGTTGACCACTTTCAGGCCGAATGAGAAGTGCATGGCCTCGTCCCGCAGGATGTACTGCAGCTGTTCGCCGGTGCCTCGCATCAGGCCACGGCGCTGGAGGGCGAAGATGGGGCTGAAGCCGTTGTAGAACCAGGTGCCTTCGAACACCGCCGCGAAGAACAGGTAGGACATGATGAATTCCTGCAGGTCGTCCTTGTTACGCAGGTTCATGTCCGGGCGCATGGCCGCATCCAGCCGGCGGTTGGCAATCTGGATCTTGCCGTTGATGGCGGGTACCACGCGGTAGCGGTTGTAGATCTCGCTCTGGTCCAGGTTGAGGGTTTCGATGCAGTGCTGGTAGGCCCAGGTGTGCATGGCCTCCTCGTATACCTGCCGGGCCTGGTAGATCTGCAGCTCGGGCGCGCTCATCTTCTCCATCACCGCCAGGCCGATGTTGCGCATGGCCAGGATGTCGGAGGTGGTGAGGTAAGCCAACACGTTCTCGTACACATGTTTTTCCGGCGCAGTCAGCCGGTGATGGTAATCGTGAACGTCCTGGGCCATGTTCACGTCCAGTGGGGTCCAGTGGTTCTTGTTGGCGTTCATGAAGTACTCCCAGGCCCAGGGGTACTTGAACGGTGCCAGCTGGTTGATGTCGGTTTCGCCATTGATAACGCGTTTGTC
This genomic stretch from Marinobacter salsuginis harbors:
- a CDS encoding ribonucleotide-diphosphate reductase subunit beta → MLDWDDEPKTESKATHPGAPAPVNVDDKRVINGETDINQLAPFKYPWAWEYFMNANKNHWTPLDVNMAQDVHDYHHRLTAPEKHVYENVLAYLTTSDILAMRNIGLAVMEKMSAPELQIYQARQVYEEAMHTWAYQHCIETLNLDQSEIYNRYRVVPAINGKIQIANRRLDAAMRPDMNLRNKDDLQEFIMSYLFFAAVFEGTWFYNGFSPIFALQRRGLMRGTGEQLQYILRDEAMHFSFGLKVVNQIVEEENITFDPKAVREMWDESEAAEKAYADYILRDPILGYSAEYHSEQFRFVANRRARTVGLEEPFPGAKNVSPWLDEQATLRKEKNFFETRVIEYQTGAQLEW